A single genomic interval of Microbacterium hydrocarbonoxydans harbors:
- the rpsP gene encoding 30S ribosomal protein S16: MAVKIRLKRMGKIRAPFYRIVVADSKTKRDGRVIEEIGKYHPTEEPSFIEIDSERAQYWLSVGAQPTEQVAALLKITGDWGKFKGDKDAKSTLKVKEPKVPFEIDASKKSVVKPKAEKKEAPAAEAPAAADAEAAEAPAADAE; this comes from the coding sequence GTGGCTGTCAAGATTCGTCTCAAGCGCATGGGCAAGATCCGTGCGCCGTTCTACCGCATCGTCGTCGCCGACTCGAAGACCAAGCGCGATGGTCGCGTGATCGAGGAGATCGGCAAGTACCACCCCACCGAGGAGCCCTCGTTCATCGAGATCGACTCCGAGCGTGCGCAGTACTGGCTCTCCGTCGGCGCGCAGCCGACCGAGCAGGTCGCCGCCCTCCTCAAGATCACGGGTGACTGGGGCAAGTTCAAGGGCGACAAGGACGCCAAGTCCACGCTCAAGGTCAAGGAGCCCAAGGTTCCGTTCGAGATCGACGCGTCCAAGAAGTCCGTCGTGAAGCCGAAGGCGGAGAAGAAGGAGGCTCCCGCTGCGGAGGCTCCCGCCGCTGCCGACGCGGAGGCCGCTGAGGCTCCCGCCGCCGACGCAGAGTAA
- the rimM gene encoding ribosome maturation factor RimM (Essential for efficient processing of 16S rRNA) has product MVPKDRNQGKNQLRVGRLVKAHGLKGALKLELYTDNPERRFTTGAEFTLQVPEASPWHGKTVVVREYRVMNGNPVVFLQDVDDRDAAETLVRAILWIDQDVDEVEDDAWFDHQLVGLDVVRDDQVIGKVVRVDHFPAQDLLIVRAGENEVLVPFVKAIVPTVDVSAGRVIVTPPPGLFEELPEASDTPDAGESSDSDASE; this is encoded by the coding sequence GTGGTGCCGAAAGACCGCAACCAGGGCAAGAACCAGCTGCGGGTGGGGCGCCTCGTCAAGGCCCATGGCCTCAAGGGCGCTCTCAAGCTGGAGCTCTACACCGACAACCCGGAGCGTCGTTTCACGACGGGTGCCGAGTTCACGTTGCAGGTGCCTGAGGCATCTCCGTGGCATGGCAAGACGGTGGTCGTGCGCGAGTACCGCGTGATGAACGGCAATCCTGTCGTGTTCCTCCAGGACGTGGACGACCGGGATGCCGCTGAGACCCTCGTCCGCGCGATCCTGTGGATCGACCAGGACGTCGACGAGGTCGAGGACGATGCGTGGTTCGACCACCAGCTCGTCGGCCTCGACGTCGTACGTGACGACCAGGTGATCGGCAAGGTCGTGCGTGTCGATCATTTCCCCGCCCAGGATCTGCTCATCGTCCGCGCCGGAGAGAACGAGGTCCTGGTGCCCTTCGTCAAGGCGATCGTTCCGACTGTGGACGTGAGCGCGGGACGCGTCATCGTGACGCCGCCTCCCGGACTCTTCGAGGAGCTCCCTGAGGCGTCTGACACCCCGGACGCGGGGGAGTCCTCGGACTCCGACGCCTCCGAGTGA
- a CDS encoding glutamate--cysteine ligase: MKLDFAPSARSTVGLEWEIMLADPATGDLVGRAPELLAALEAQSEEERHTVTGELLTNTIEVTSGIGDSVAHAVDDIANAIAAVREATDPAGIELLSAGSHPFAQWFDQEVTDKTRYHTLIERTQWWGRNMMIWGIHVHIGVEDQRKVIPIINALAAYLPHLQALAASSPFWAGERTGYASNRALVFQQLPTAGLPWPLRDWSQYESYLEDMVRTGVMADATEVRWDIRPAPRWGTIEVRACDGLSTLPELASMAALVQVLVEHLSRQLDKGRDLAEMPAWFHRENKWRAARYGLDARVIVDAAGTQRPVRDHLADIIEELAPVALELGCVREFASIGTILTDGASYERQLTIANATGGDLAAVVQHLIREFRSGPEASTEEP, encoded by the coding sequence GTGAAGCTCGATTTCGCGCCGTCGGCGCGGTCCACCGTTGGCCTGGAGTGGGAGATCATGCTCGCCGATCCGGCGACCGGTGATCTCGTCGGTCGCGCGCCCGAGCTCCTCGCGGCGCTCGAGGCGCAGAGCGAGGAGGAGCGCCACACGGTCACCGGAGAGCTTCTCACCAACACCATCGAGGTCACCAGCGGGATCGGCGACTCGGTCGCGCACGCCGTCGATGACATCGCGAACGCCATCGCGGCGGTGCGAGAGGCGACCGACCCCGCTGGCATCGAGCTGCTCTCCGCCGGGAGCCACCCGTTCGCGCAGTGGTTCGACCAGGAGGTGACCGACAAGACTCGCTACCACACGCTCATCGAGCGGACCCAGTGGTGGGGTCGCAACATGATGATCTGGGGCATCCACGTCCACATCGGCGTGGAGGACCAGCGCAAGGTCATCCCGATCATCAACGCTCTCGCCGCCTACCTCCCGCACCTGCAGGCACTGGCGGCGTCGAGCCCGTTCTGGGCGGGCGAGCGCACCGGCTACGCCTCGAACCGAGCCCTCGTCTTCCAGCAGCTGCCGACGGCCGGGCTCCCCTGGCCGCTCCGCGACTGGTCGCAGTACGAGTCGTACCTCGAGGACATGGTGCGCACCGGCGTCATGGCGGATGCGACGGAGGTCCGCTGGGACATCCGTCCCGCGCCCCGCTGGGGCACGATCGAGGTCCGCGCCTGCGACGGACTCTCGACCCTGCCGGAGCTGGCGTCGATGGCCGCCCTCGTGCAGGTCCTCGTCGAGCACCTGTCTCGCCAACTCGACAAGGGGCGGGACCTGGCGGAGATGCCCGCATGGTTCCACCGCGAGAACAAGTGGCGGGCCGCCCGCTACGGGCTGGATGCGCGGGTCATCGTCGACGCGGCCGGCACACAGCGCCCGGTGCGCGACCATCTCGCCGACATCATCGAGGAGCTCGCACCGGTGGCGCTGGAGCTCGGCTGCGTCCGCGAGTTCGCCAGCATCGGGACGATCCTCACGGACGGCGCCAGCTACGAGCGCCAGCTCACCATCGCCAACGCCACGGGCGGAGACCTCGCGGCGGTCGTGCAGCACCTGATCCGCGAGTTCCGCTCCGGCCCGGAGGCCTCGACCGAGGAGCCCTGA
- a CDS encoding sugar-binding transcriptional regulator: MAQSDAGSRDAKLIAALTAAQLYYMQDKTMEVIAQELKTSRSSVSRLLSFARESGLVDIRINSPLERLGMLEQRIRDRYRVVAHVVPIPEIVSEVERLERVALTAGRLLSQFVDSNMIVGVAWGSTISAVSRGLTQKETHNTTFVQLNGAGNTQTSGVEYSSDILQRFGSAFGAQVQQFPVPAFFDDPSTREAMWRERSTRRVLDLQSKMDIAVFSLGSPAAEVPSRVYVGGYLSRDDYRSLREDHAIGDVATVFFRADGTWKDIRVNARATGPGLDRLRRVPRRVCVVSGVPKLVSLRAAIAAELITDVVLDEGLARRLVDE, from the coding sequence ATGGCTCAGTCCGACGCGGGATCCCGCGATGCGAAGCTGATCGCGGCGCTCACCGCCGCGCAGCTCTACTACATGCAGGACAAGACCATGGAGGTCATCGCGCAGGAGCTGAAGACCTCGAGGTCGTCGGTGTCTCGGCTTCTCAGCTTCGCCCGCGAGAGCGGGCTGGTCGACATCCGCATCAACTCGCCCCTCGAACGGCTCGGGATGCTGGAGCAGCGCATCCGTGATCGTTACCGCGTGGTGGCGCACGTCGTGCCCATCCCCGAGATCGTCAGCGAGGTCGAGCGCCTCGAGCGGGTCGCGCTCACCGCCGGGCGGCTGCTGTCGCAGTTCGTGGACTCCAACATGATCGTCGGAGTCGCCTGGGGCTCCACGATCAGTGCCGTGAGTCGGGGGCTCACGCAGAAGGAGACCCACAACACGACCTTCGTGCAGCTGAACGGTGCCGGTAACACACAGACCAGTGGCGTCGAGTACTCCAGCGACATCCTCCAGCGCTTCGGCAGCGCCTTCGGCGCACAGGTGCAGCAGTTCCCGGTGCCGGCATTCTTCGACGACCCCTCCACCCGCGAGGCCATGTGGCGCGAGCGCAGCACGCGGCGCGTGCTCGATCTGCAGTCCAAGATGGACATCGCCGTCTTCAGTCTCGGGTCCCCGGCCGCCGAGGTCCCGAGCCGCGTGTATGTCGGGGGGTATCTGAGCCGGGACGACTACCGCAGTCTGCGCGAGGACCACGCCATCGGAGACGTCGCGACCGTGTTCTTCCGAGCAGACGGGACTTGGAAGGACATCAGGGTGAACGCCAGGGCCACTGGTCCCGGGCTCGACCGGCTCCGACGCGTGCCGCGTCGGGTCTGCGTGGTCTCGGGCGTGCCGAAGCTGGTCAGCCTGCGTGCGGCCATCGCCGCGGAGCTCATCACCGATGTGGTCCTCGACGAGGGGCTCGCGCGCCGACTCGTCGACGAGTGA
- a CDS encoding glycerol-3-phosphate dehydrogenase/oxidase, producing MIESTHSSPERADVRAVRESGRTSVLVIGAGINGISTFRDLALQGVDVLLVERGDFASGASAASSHMIHGGIRYLENGEFRLVRESVEERNGLLKIAPHYVKPLETTIPIYSTFSGILSAPLRFLTHKSGKPQERGAFLIKVGLTIYDTFSRDGGMVPRHRFLGRKRSLAELPSLDPNIKYTATYYDASMHDPERLALDVLQDGRAAHPGAIALNYVEAISRDGEKVVLRDRESGTEFSVTADVVVNASGPWTDLTNDALGTDTRFMGGTKGSHIVLDHPELLEATRGREIFFEHSDGRIVLIYPLKGRVLVGTTDIDADPREVPVCTEEEIDYFFDLIHHVFPQIDVTREQIVFNFSGIRPLPRHEDTAPGFVSRDYRIEVDEKGAAPLVSLVGGKWTTFRALGESLSDVVLGLIGRTRTVSTAGRAIGGGRDFPRTEKARRIWIQENLPGAGDRAERLLARYGTRAAQVWAYVEQGDDAPLVGGDLSTRELAWMVENEMVARLQDVVLRRTSIAFTGNADADVLEELADALAPLLHWDRARHDAELEQTRELLNERHGLQISSRARG from the coding sequence ATGATCGAGTCGACACACTCATCACCGGAACGCGCTGACGTCCGCGCGGTCCGCGAGTCCGGACGCACGAGCGTCCTCGTCATCGGAGCAGGGATCAACGGGATCTCCACCTTCCGTGACCTCGCCCTTCAGGGCGTGGACGTCCTGCTGGTCGAACGAGGCGACTTCGCATCCGGTGCGTCCGCCGCGTCGAGCCACATGATCCACGGCGGCATCCGGTACCTCGAGAACGGCGAGTTCCGTCTCGTGCGCGAGTCCGTCGAAGAACGCAACGGTCTTCTGAAGATCGCCCCGCATTACGTCAAGCCGCTCGAGACCACCATCCCGATCTACTCGACGTTCTCCGGCATCCTCTCCGCGCCGCTGCGCTTCCTCACGCACAAGAGCGGCAAGCCCCAGGAACGCGGCGCCTTCCTCATCAAGGTCGGTCTGACCATCTACGACACGTTCTCGCGCGACGGCGGCATGGTCCCGCGTCACCGGTTCCTCGGCCGCAAGCGCTCGCTCGCGGAGCTCCCCTCGCTCGACCCGAACATCAAGTACACGGCGACCTACTACGACGCATCCATGCACGACCCCGAGCGTCTGGCTCTGGACGTTCTGCAGGACGGCCGCGCCGCGCACCCCGGCGCCATCGCACTCAACTACGTCGAGGCGATCTCCCGGGACGGCGAGAAGGTCGTGCTGCGAGACCGCGAGAGCGGGACCGAGTTCTCCGTCACCGCAGACGTCGTCGTCAACGCGTCCGGCCCCTGGACCGACCTGACCAACGACGCCCTCGGCACCGACACCCGGTTCATGGGCGGCACCAAGGGATCGCACATCGTACTCGACCACCCCGAGCTCCTCGAGGCCACCCGTGGACGCGAGATCTTCTTCGAGCACTCCGATGGTCGCATCGTCCTCATCTACCCGCTCAAGGGCCGCGTGCTCGTAGGGACCACGGACATCGACGCAGACCCCCGCGAGGTTCCGGTATGCACGGAGGAGGAGATCGACTACTTCTTCGACCTCATCCACCATGTGTTCCCGCAGATCGATGTGACACGAGAGCAGATCGTCTTCAACTTCTCCGGCATCCGCCCCCTCCCCCGTCACGAGGACACGGCACCCGGATTCGTCTCTCGCGACTACCGCATCGAGGTCGACGAGAAGGGTGCAGCGCCCCTCGTCAGCCTCGTCGGCGGCAAGTGGACCACGTTCCGCGCGCTCGGCGAGTCGCTGTCGGATGTCGTGCTCGGTCTGATCGGCCGCACCCGCACGGTCTCGACCGCCGGTCGTGCCATCGGCGGTGGCCGCGACTTCCCGCGCACCGAGAAGGCCCGTCGGATCTGGATCCAGGAGAACCTTCCCGGCGCCGGAGACCGTGCAGAGCGCCTGCTCGCCCGCTACGGCACCCGCGCCGCACAGGTCTGGGCCTACGTCGAGCAGGGCGATGACGCGCCCCTCGTCGGCGGCGACCTGTCGACCAGGGAACTGGCCTGGATGGTCGAGAACGAGATGGTCGCGCGCCTGCAGGACGTCGTACTGCGTCGCACCAGCATCGCTTTCACCGGCAATGCGGACGCGGATGTGCTCGAAGAGCTTGCCGATGCGCTGGCTCCTCTGCTCCACTGGGACCGTGCACGACACGATGCCGAGCTCGAGCAGACGCGAGAGCTGCTCAACGAGCGCCATGGACTCCAGATCTCGTCCCGCGCACGCGGCTGA
- a CDS encoding RNA-binding protein: MLAAALEHIVKGIVDHPDDVRINASTTPRGDLLEVRVHPDDRGRVIGRGGRTAKALRTLIAALADGRRVRVDVADD, from the coding sequence GTGCTCGCCGCCGCGCTCGAACACATCGTCAAGGGGATCGTGGATCACCCGGACGATGTGCGTATCAACGCCTCCACCACGCCGCGAGGCGACCTCCTCGAGGTGCGTGTGCACCCCGACGACCGTGGACGCGTGATCGGGCGCGGCGGCCGCACGGCCAAGGCACTGCGCACGCTCATCGCCGCACTGGCTGATGGGCGTCGCGTCCGCGTCGACGTCGCGGACGACTGA